A stretch of the Lactuca sativa cultivar Salinas chromosome 9, Lsat_Salinas_v11, whole genome shotgun sequence genome encodes the following:
- the LOC111905563 gene encoding uncharacterized protein LOC111905563, which yields MAYQHYRSPFGDTTLTKVFVGGLAWETQTDEMRRYFQQFGDILEAVIITDKITGKSKGYGFVTYRDPESAKRSCEDPNPMIDGRRANCNIASLGRPRASPQGRNQGGNINIAYQGTNTMGQGASSSYSGVAPPLAPPPPPPPPPPSVMYPPYGYATYAPDYSYQQAMYNPALQQAYYHQMYGPTGTPYYYGYSTTQSPTPRGTFAASAPGALTLTPHQAQRIHGPSYLYYPTPSQVDPSTFPGYLTPPPPPLLLPTRHPFPSPSPTGSQTPQNTTTETEGGVVTSESPNA from the exons ATGGCCTACCAACATTATCGATCTCCATTTGGTGACACCACTCTAACCAAAGTGTTTGTTGGTGGACTTGCTTGGGAGACACAAACTGATGAAATGCGTAGATATTTTCAACAGTTTGGTGACATTCTTGAAGCCGTTATCATCACTGATAAAATCACCGGAAAATCTAAGGGTTATGGATTC GTGACTTATCGGGACCCTGAATCAGCAAAAAGGTCTTGTGAAGACCCAAACCCGATGATAGATGGAAGAAGAGCTAACTGTAATATCGCATCTCTTGGTCGTCCTCGAGCTTCTcctcaag GAAGGAATCAAGGTGGGAATATTAATATCGCATATCAAGGGACAAATACAATGGGCCAAGGTGCATCATCATCTTATAGTGGTGTAGCACCACCACTAGCTCCTCCTCCTccgccacctccaccaccaccttccGTCATGTATCCACCATATGG ATACGCGACGTACGCACCTGATTACTCTTACCAGCAA GCAATGTACAATCCAGCACTTCAACAGGCATACTATCATCAAATGTATGGGCCCACAGGAACACCGTATTATTATGGGTATTCCACCACCCAATCACCCACACCCAGAGGAACATTTGCTGCTTCTGCCCCTGGTGCACTAACACTAACACCACATCAGGCGCAACGTATCCATGGACCATCTTATCTTTACTATCCTACGCCATCTCAGGTGGACCCCTCAACATTCCCTGGCTATCTTACGCCACCACCTCCCCCTCTCCTACTACCCACGAGGCATCCTTTTCCTTCTCCCTCCCCCACGG GTTCACAGACTCCACAAAATACAACAACTGAAACAGAAGGAGGTGTGGTAACTTCAGAGAGTCCAAATGCctga